In Oryza glaberrima chromosome 8, OglaRS2, whole genome shotgun sequence, the following are encoded in one genomic region:
- the LOC127781164 gene encoding bZIP transcription factor 44-like, producing the protein MTLSGGTLSSGITSGSSHGTRSSGSEGDIQLQVQMDLKRKRRKESNRESAKRSRLRKQQHLDDLTSQVNQLKMENQQLTTTLNMVTQSCAFAESQNSVLRTQMMELDSRLSALREIIFYMNNGNQSPSNPTIAATTYPSTTTMTAATTGHYDYYDAFTANAWGSGMQMMQQPIDQFLYQC; encoded by the exons ATGACCTTGTCAGGTGGGACCCTGTCAAGCGGGATAACCTCTGGCTCAAGCCATGGGACCCGGAGCTCAGGGTCAGAGGGTGATATCCAGCTGCAGGTCCAAATGGACCTGAAGCGGAAAAGAAGGAAGGAATCAAACCGAGAGTCGGCAAAGAGGTCTAGGTTACGGAAACAACAGCACCTCGATGACCTTACCTCACAG GTGAACcagttgaagatggagaaccagCAGCTCACCACAACATTGAACATGGTCACCCAAAGCTGTGCCTTCGCAGAGTCTCAGAACTCAGTGCTGCGCACTCAGATGATGGAGCTGGATAGCAGGCTATCAGCGCTCCGTGAGATAATCTTCTACATGAACAATGGAAACCAATCACCTTCTAATCCTACAATAGCAGCGACTACATACCCATCCACTACTACAATGACTGCAGCAACTACTGGCCATTACGATTATTATGATGCCTTCACTGCAAATGCATGGGGCTCAGGGATGCAAATGATGCAGCAGCCCATAGATCAGTTTCTGTACCAGTGCTAG